A single window of Dermacentor albipictus isolate Rhodes 1998 colony chromosome 1, USDA_Dalb.pri_finalv2, whole genome shotgun sequence DNA harbors:
- the LOC135906180 gene encoding uncharacterized protein isoform X3, whose product MVRSPARSKESKWDHLRRRPRYFKPTHRSFTVTWKDSTPNTTEDGKGSSGNVSSAEAVPTGNPVNDPRANLLAQSKLDLLDKSPSLELDTVPPSYSTSPDSGEVVNKHTFEVVRSGYESELEEDPVPHHVPKLRLLPSSGKALSELLPNFQPRKSIGLLRHLCVDSHPLISECTREPQLVKRPLLNIIAEQQPSNSENLAANGMSSSFGKERSRKKLDFQADTNGVAVSTFWRQHGTFSTNESANLHGKEERSAEKESKSRHSKMHHVEVPKGSSPENQEVASVKNHMSDVASMSKGQCTTVAKKIQNEEKSVCACEMESHKHNLFGNQLVVAPRKHTLDLAAFRPKSHSTPIIPMRHVTANAHPSIPMELGPVLLPRILKRIALKLEAQPVSSDIIHAAKNAPHMSSASPCTPAQYQQHSRATSHSLTKQRQHITHPDNIASGGADKNNESSIGKAGKVILVEQQDVCIPRHQDCDSAKQLCLPKHNRSQDCAEDMQASEKCFARLHVSFFDGQSRHLERSVINNDMQSEAGSPVIPKLQESGRTRKGKLDACSEREHQVLELKLLKSGQTKSSRDAQCGTESPIILELQESAQAKKPRMDKHDLPKSSAIAKLQERAQRKKRKKAKVWVRVQLYDQPNGTRSKADVNMYDIYLTLALEIIEENSSATSSIFLSLAKCMHMFPRCCLCFFFHAPSFYTKQHRT is encoded by the exons CCTAATACCACTGAAGATGGCAAAGGCTCCTCTGGCAATGTCTCAAGTGCTGAAGCCGTGCCTACTGGAAACCCTGTTAATGACCCTCGTGCAAACCTTTTGGCGCAGTCAAAACTGGACTTGCTTGACAAGTCTCCAAGTTTGGAACTCGATACAGTCCCTCCATCATACTCCACATCACCCGACAGTGGGGAGGTTGTTAATAAACACACATTCGAAGTGGTGAGAAGTGGATATGAAAGTGAGCTAGAAGAAGACCCAGTTCCACATCATGTACCAAAACTGAGACTCTTGCCATCATCTGGAAAAGCCTTATCTGAGCTGCTACCCAACTTTCAGCCTCGCAAGTCCATTGGACTCTTGAGGCATCTGTGCGTTGACTCACACCCACTTATAAGTGAATGCACAAGAGAACCTCAGCTAGTAAAGAGGCCACTGCTAAATATAATTGCCGAGCAACAACCATCAAATAGTGAAAATCTAGCCGCAAACGGAATGTCAAGCTCTTTTGGAAAGGAGCGATCAAGAAAGAAACTAGACTTTCAAGCTGACACAAATGGTGTAGCTGTATCAACGTTTTGGAGGCAACATGGAACATTTTCTACAAATGAGAGTGCAAATCTTCATGGGAAAGAAGAAAGGTCTGCTGAAAAAGAATCAAAGAGCAGACATTCCAAGATGCATCATGTGGAAGTTCCAAAAGGCAGCTCACCTGAGAATCAAGAAGTAGCATCGGTTAAAAACCATATGTCAGACGTTGCATCCATGTCAAAGGGTCAATGCACAACTGTCGCCAAGAAGATCCAAAATGAAGAAAAATCTGTATGTGCCTGTGAAATGGAAAGTCATAAACACAACTTATTTGGAAATCAGCTAGTTGTGGCACCCAGAAAGCACACACTAGATCTTGCAGCATTCAGGCCAAAATCTCACAGTACACCTATAATTCCTATGAGACATGTTACTGCAAATGCCCATCCTAGTATTCCAATGGAGCTCGGCCCTGTGTTGTTACCAAGAATACTTAAAAGAATTGCACTGAAGTTGGAAGCACAGCCTGTCTCTTCAGACATCATTCATGCTGCCAAAAATGCACCGCATATGAGTTCCGCTTCCCCATGCACACCAGCTCAATATCAACAGCACAGCAGAGCTACTTCGCACTCATTAACAAAACAGAGGCAACATATAACACATCCAGATAACATTGCTTCTGGAGGAGCTGACAAAAACAATGAATCATCTATTGGCAAGGCAGGCAAAGTTATTTTGGTAGAGCAGCAAGATGTttgtattcctagacatcaagactGTGATAGTGCAAAACAGTTGTGTTTGCCAAAGCATAACCGAAGCCAAGACTGCGCTGAAGATATGCAAGCCAGTGAAAAATGCTTTGCACGACTACATGTCTCCTTCTTTGATGGTCAAAGTAGGCATTTGGAGCGCAGTGTCATCAACAAT GACATGCAGAGTGAAGCAGGGTCTCCAGTCATACCTAAGCTTCAGGAAAGTGGTCGTACAAGAAAAGGCAAATTGGATGCATGCAGTGAAAGAGAGCATCAAGTACTCGAATTAAAGCTTCTGAAAAGTGGTCAGACAAAGAGCAGTAGGGATGCACAGTGTGGAACAGAGTCGCCAATCATACTCGAGCTTCAGGAAAGTGCTCAAGCAAAGAAGCCCAGAATGGACAAACATGACCTGCCGAAGTCTTCAGCCATAGCCAAGCTTCAAGAACGTGCTCAAAGGAAGAAGCGCAAAAAAGCCA AGGTTTGGGTTCGAGTTCAACTATATGACCAGCCTAATGGAACGCGCTCAAAAGCTGATGTGAACATGTACGACATCTACCTCACACTTGCACTTGAAATAATTGAAGAGAACAG CTCTGCAACATCAAGCATCTTCCTGTCACTTGCAAAATGCATGCATATGTTCCCACGCTGctgcttatgttttttttttcatgctcctTCATTCTATACAAAGCAGCATCGCACCTAA